In Oxalobacteraceae bacterium OTU3CINTB1, the sequence GCCACCGTTACGAGGCCAACAACCACTACCTGCCGCGCGTCGAAGCGGCCGGCCTGGTGGTGGCGGCCCGCACGCCGACCGAGGACCTGTGCGAGATCATGGAACTGCCGCGCACCGGCGACAATTCGCACCCTTGGTACATGGGCGTGCAGTACCACCCGGAATTCAAATCCACCCCGCGTGACGGCCATCCGCTGTTCACGTCCTATATCAAGGCGGCACTGGCCCACAAGGCAGCCGGCGGCAATCGCCCGCACGCCGTCGCTGAGAGCACTGCGTTGCAAGGAGATGCGGCATGAAACTTTGTGGCTTCGAAGCCGGCCTCGATCAGCCGTTCTTCCTGATCGCCGGCACCTGCGTGATCGAATCGCGCCAGATGGCGTTCGACACCGCCGGCGCGTTGAAGGAAATGACGGCCGCGCTGGGCATCCCGTTCATCTACAAGTCGTCGTTCGACAAGGCCAACCGGTCGTCGGGCACCTCGTATCGCGGTCCCGGCCGCGACAAGGGCCTGGAAATCCTCGGCGACGTCAAGCGCGAGCTGGGCGTGCCGGTCCTGACCGACGTCCACTCGATCGACGAGATCGCCGAGGTGTCGGCCGTGGTCGACGTGTTGCAGACGCCGGCCTTCCTGTGCCGCCAGACCGATTTCATCACGGCCTGCGCGCAGTCCGGCCTGCCGGTCAACATCAAGAAGGGCCAGTTCCTGGCCCCGCACGACATGAAAAACGTCATCGACAAAGCACGCGCAGCCGCCAAGGCCAAGGGCTTGCCGGACGACGTCTTCATGGCGTGCGAGCGCGGCGCCTCGTTCGGCTACAACAACCTGGTGTCCGACATGCGTTCGCTGGCCATCATGCGCGAATCGAACTGCCCGGTCGTGTTCGACGCCACCCACTCGGTGCAATTGCCGGGTGGTAACGGCACCTCGTCGGGCGGCATGCGCGAGATGGTGCCGGTGCTGTCGCGCGCGGCTGTTGCCGTCGGCGTGGCCGGCCTGTTCATGGAAACCCACCCGAACCCGGCCGAGGCGCTGTCGGACGGCCCCAACGCCGTGCCGCTGGGCCGCATGAAGGAACTGCTGTCGACCCTGATCGAGCTGGACCGCATCACCAAAAAAGCCGGTTTCCTGGAAACTAGCTTCAACTAAAGCAATCGCAGGCAAAAATGCCCGGCGCGCGTTGGCAAACCCCTCTGCGCCGGGTTATATTCCCGTTATCCTTAAATTGTCCATCATGCAACACGCGATGGGCAAACACGTTTTCGTCTAACTTTGGAGAATGACATGAGTGCTATTGTTGATATTATCGGCCGTGAAATTATCGATTCGCGCGGCAATCCGACCGTCGAATGCGACGTCCTGCTCGAATCGGGCGTCATGGGCCGCGCCGCCGTGCCATCGGGCGCCTCGACCGGTTCGCGCGAAGCGATCGAACTGCGCGACGGCGATCCGAAGCGTTACTTCGGCAAGGGCGTGCTGCAAGCCTGCGAAAATATCAACACCGAAATCTCGGAAGCGATCATGGGCCTCGACGCCAATGAGCAAGCCTTCCTGGACCGCACCCTGATCGATCTGGACGGCACCGAAAACAAAGGCCGCCTGGGCGCCAACGCCATGCTGGCCGTGTCGATGGCCGTGGCCAAGGCCGCGGCGGAAGAAGCCGGCCTGCCGCTGTACCGCTACTTCGGCGGCTCGGGCGCGATGCAACTGCCGGTGCCGATGATGAACGTCATCAACGGCGGCGCCCACGCCGACAACAACCTGGACATCCAGGAATTCATGATCATCCCGGTCGGCGCCCCGTCGTTCAAAGAAGCCGTGCGCTACGGCGCCGAGGTATTCCACACCCTCAAAAAGATCCTGCACAAGAAGGGCCTGAGCACGGCCGTCGGCGACGAAGGCGGCTTCGCCCCATCGCTGGCCAACCATGAGGAAGCCATCAAGCTGATCATCCAGGCCATCGAAGAAGCCGGCTACGAGCCTGGCACCCAGATCGCGCTGGGCCTGGACTGCGCCGCCTCCGAGTTCTACAAGAACGGCAAGTATGAACTGGAAGGCGAGGGCCTGTCCCTGACGGCCACCGAGTTCACCAACCTGCTGGCGACCTGGTGCGACAAGTACCCGATCATCTCGATCGAAGACGCGATGCACGAAGGCGATTGGGACGGCTGGGCCATCCTGACCAAGGAACTGGGCAAGAAAATCCAGCTGGTGGGCGACGACCTGTACGTCACCAACACCAAGATCCTCAAGGAAGGCATCTCGAAGGGCATCGCCAACTCGATCCTGATCAAGATCAACCAGATCGGCACCCTGACCGAAACCTTCGCCGCCATCGAAATGGCCAAGCGCGCCGGCTACACGGCCGTCATCTCGCACCGTTCGGGCGAGACCGAGGACTCGACCATCGCCGACATCGCCGTTGGCCTGAACGCGCTGCAGATCAAGACCGGCTCGATGTCGCGTTCGGACCGCATGGCGAAATACAACCAGCTGCTGCGCATCGAGGAAGACCTGGGCGACATCGCATCCTATCCTGGCCGCGACGCGTTCTACAACCTGAAGTAATGCAGTCAGCGGCCGCCGACGTCCGGCGGCCGCGTTCGAACCCGAATCGACCATGCGCCTGATCACCCTCGCCCTGGCAGTGTTGCTGCTGCTGATACAGTACCCGCTCTGGCTGGGGAAGGGCGGCTGGCTGCGCGTGGCCGATCTCGAAGCGCAAGTGGGCACGGCGCATAAAAAAAACGCCGAACTGCTGGCCCGCAACGCCAAGCTCGACTCCGAAGTGCGCGACCTCAAGGACGGCACCGGCGCCGTCGAAGAACGCGCCCGCTACGAGCTCAGCATGATCAAACAAAACGAAATCTTCATCCAGATCGTCGGCAAAGGACAAGCCGCGCCGCCGGTGCCGCTGGCCGCCCCACCAGCCCCGCCAGCCGACCACTAACCCTGAATATGTTCTAAAACACGTAGGGCGGATTAGCGAAGCGTAATCCGCCAAGCGCCGTCGATGGCCCATGCCAACCCCCGTGACATTTCGCTAGATTTCCACATGGAAATAAACGCTATGATACCGACGAGCATCCAGCGAAGTGACCATACCGCCATGACCCAAGCCCCAGCACCAACCCGTAGACCAGCGGCCCGCCGCCAGCCCGGCCGCCTCCGGGCCGCCTTTGCTTGGGCGGCCATGCTCGTGGCCACCGCGCTGGCACCACTCGCCGCCGACGCCACCTGCATCCCCGTCCGCGTCGGCTACATGGACCAGCACCGCCCCCCATACTGGCTGGGCGAAGGCACCGTAGTCCCCGATCCGCCCGGTGCCGCCGTCGACCTGATGCACGACGCCGTGCTCGGCGCCGGCTTCGGCTGCCCGCCGGTCTGGGTGCGCCTGCCGATCGCCCGCCTGCGCGTGGCGCTGGCCAGCGGCGACATCGACATGTCGCCCATGGGGGAGCTACCCGTTTATCCGCCGGAGATAGCGCTACCACGCGACAAGGCCGGCAACATCGACCTCGACCGCGCCATGCACAACGCCCTCATCGTGCTGGTGCGCGCCAGCGACAAGCTACCGGCCAGCACCCAGCCGATGCAGCACTTCAAAGGCAAGCTGCTCGGCGTGGCGCAAGGCCAAAGCTACGCCCCCCGCCTGCGCGACGCCGGCCTGACGATCGACGACGGCGCGCGCGATCTCGAGCGCAACCTCGAAAAGCTGCGGCTCGGACGCATCGATGGCGTAGTCGTCGCCGCCGTCTCGCCCGAACACCTGAAGGCCACCTTGGCGCGCTACAAGGGCGCCTTTGTGCAATTGCCGCAGCCGCTGATCAACACCCGCGTCTGGCTCGCCTTCAACGACAACTTCTACCGCGCCCACCCGGCGCAGGTGGAGGCGCTGTGGACCTGGCTCGACCTCAACCGCCACCGGCTCGGCTACGTCATGCAGAAATACCGCAAGCAATAGTAGTGCGCGATTTGGGCCCGCGATTTGGTAGAATCCGGGTCCCTCATCCCGACCACCTCCAGGCCTGATTTGTCGAAGACGCTGTTTATAACCACCGCGACCATTACGCTCGCGCTGGCCGGTATCGCCGCCGCAACCCCTGTCACCGCAGCCAACCCCGCCGCCGGCGGCCACGACCTGCTGCGCGCGCAAGTGCTGCTCGACCGCGCCCATTTCTCGTCCGGCGAAATCGACGGCAGCAAGGGCAGCAACCTGCGCAAGGCCGTCATCGGTTTCCAGAAACTGCACCAGTTGCCGCTGACCGGCGTGCTCGACACGGCCACCTGGGCCGTGCTATCGACCGACACCGCGCCCGTGCTCGACGTCTACACCGTCACCGCCGGGGACGCGGCTGGCCCCTACCGGCCGGTGCCGGCTACGATGGCCGACAAGGCCAAGCTGCCGGCGCTCGGTTACGCCAGCATGGCCGAGGCGCTGGGCGAAAAATTCCACAGCAGCCCGGAGCTGCTGCGCCGCCTCAATCCCGGCAAATCGTTCACCCGCGCGGGCGAGCAACTGCTGGTGCCGAACGTGATGTCGGCCAAGCCGCTGCCCAAAGCGACCTCGATCCTGGTCGACGCCGGCGACGGCACCTTGACCCTGCTCGACGCCGGCGGCATGCCGATCGCGCAATTCCCGGCCAGCACCGGCAGCGCCCACGACCCGCTGCCGGAGGGGCGCTGGGAAGTGCGCGGCATCGCCCCCAACCCCGAATACCGCTACAACCCCAAGCTGTTCTGGGACGCCAAGGCCGGCGACACCGCCGCCCGCATCCCGGCCGGCCCCAACAACCCGGTCGGCGCTGTCTGGATCCAGCTGAGCAAGCCGCACTACGGCATCCACGGCACGCCGGAGCCGGGCAAGATCGGCAAGACCCAGTCGCACGGCTGCATCCGCCTGACCAACTGGGACGTCCAGACGGTGGCGCGGGCCATCTCGCGCGGCGCGGTGGTGTTGTTGCAAGGTTAGCGGACGGAATGGGGCGAGCCCCTTCCTTTGGTACACTAGCGCACGGCCACCACCAGACTAGGAAACCGGATGAGCGACACCCCGCTGCACGAAACCTTCGCCGACACCATGCTCAGCCCAAGGCTGCAATGGCATTGCGAGCCTGCCCACTGGCAGGTGGACTACGCTGCAAATAGCCTGCGCATCCACACCGACGCCGCCACCGACTTCTGGCAGCGCACCCATTACGGCTTCCAGGTCGACAACGGCCACTTTCTGAACCTGCAGGCCGAAGGCGACTTCGTGCTGACGACCAAGGTCACCTCGCGCCCGGCGCACCAGTACGACCAGGCCGGGCTGATGGTGCGGCTGTCGTCCGGTTGCTGGCTCAAGACCTCGGTCGAGTTCGAGCCGGACGGCGACAACCGCCTCGGCGTCGTCGTCACCAACGGCCATTATTCCGACTGGTCGACCCAGCCGCTGGCCAAGGACATCGACACCGTCTGGTTCCGCGTGCGCGCCGAGGCCAACGACTGCATCGTCGAATCGTCGCTCGACGGCGAGCAGTGGACGCAAATCCGCATGGCCCACCTGCACGAGCGCGCCGGCGCCGAGTCGGTCGCCTGCGGGCTGTACGCCTGCAGTCCCAACGAGTCCGGCTTCGAAGCGGAGTTCTCTTTCCTCAGCTTCATTCCTGGGCGCATCTGATGAAGACCATCGGCCTCATTGGCGGCATGAGCTGGGAATCGACGGTGCCGTACTACCGGCAAGTGAATCAAACAGTCAAGGAGCATTTGGGCGGGCTGCACTCGGCCAAGGTCGTGCTCGTTAGCGTCGACTTCCATGACGTGGAGAAGTTACAGCGGGCCGGCGACTGGGACGCGGCCGGCGCGCTGCTGGCCGACGCCGCCCGCTCGCTGCAGGCCGCCGGCGCCGACTTCATCGTGCTGTGCACTAACACCATGCACAAGGTCGCGCCGGCCATCGAAGCGGCCGCTGGCATTCCGCTGTTCCACATCGCCGACCCCACGGCCGCCGCCATCAAGGCCGCCGGCCACACCAGGATCGGCCTGCTCGGCACGCGCTTCACGATGGAGCAGGCGTTCTACAAGGACCGGCTGCGCGCGTTGCACGGCCTGGAGGTGATCGTCCCCGAAGCGGACGAACGCGACATCGTGCACCGGATCATCTACGAAGAACTCTGCCTCGGCAACGTCGTCGAGGCCTCGCGCGGCGACTACCGCCGAATCATCGCCGCGCTGGTGGAGCGGGGCGCGCAGGCCATCATTTTGGGTTGCACCGAGATCTCGCTGCTGATCGCCCAGGCCGACGCGGCCGTGCCGCTGTTCGACACCACCGCCATCCACGCCCGCAAGGCCGCCGAGTTCGCGCTCGGCCTTCCACCCGACACCACGGAGAAAAAATGAAACTGATCGGCATGCTCGACTCACCTTATGTCCGCCGCGTCGCCGTATCGCTGCAATTATTCGGCGTGCCGTTCGAACACCAGTCGCTGTCGGTGTTCCGCACCTTCGACCAATTCCGCAAGATCAATCCGGTGGTCAAGGCGCCGACCCTGGTGACCGGCGACGGCACCGTGCTGATGGACTCGACGCTGATCCTGCAATACGCCGAAACCCTGGCTACGCCGGAACGGCGCCTGACGCCATCCGACCCGGCAGCGCTGCTGCGCTCGCTGCGCGTGCTCGGGCTGGCCCTCGCCGCCTGCGACAAGGGGGTGCAAATCGTCTACGAACGCAACGTGCGCCCGGCCGAAAAGCTGCACCAGCCGTGGGTCGAACGGGTCACCCTGCAAATGCTGTCGGCCTTCGACGCGCTCGAAGCCGAGCAGCGCGAGAGGCCGCTGATCCTCGGTGGACCCGGCACGGAACATGGCGCGATCATGACCGCGATCACCTGGCACTTCATGCGGCAAATGCTGCCCGAGCTGGTGGCCGCCGAAAACTATCCAGCGCTGGACGACTTGTCGCGCCGCGCCGAGTCGCTGCCGCAATTTGCCGCCGCGCCGCA encodes:
- the kdsA gene encoding 3-deoxy-8-phosphooctulonate synthase, which encodes MKLCGFEAGLDQPFFLIAGTCVIESRQMAFDTAGALKEMTAALGIPFIYKSSFDKANRSSGTSYRGPGRDKGLEILGDVKRELGVPVLTDVHSIDEIAEVSAVVDVLQTPAFLCRQTDFITACAQSGLPVNIKKGQFLAPHDMKNVIDKARAAAKAKGLPDDVFMACERGASFGYNNLVSDMRSLAIMRESNCPVVFDATHSVQLPGGNGTSSGGMREMVPVLSRAAVAVGVAGLFMETHPNPAEALSDGPNAVPLGRMKELLSTLIELDRITKKAGFLETSFN
- the eno gene encoding phosphopyruvate hydratase; this encodes MSAIVDIIGREIIDSRGNPTVECDVLLESGVMGRAAVPSGASTGSREAIELRDGDPKRYFGKGVLQACENINTEISEAIMGLDANEQAFLDRTLIDLDGTENKGRLGANAMLAVSMAVAKAAAEEAGLPLYRYFGGSGAMQLPVPMMNVINGGAHADNNLDIQEFMIIPVGAPSFKEAVRYGAEVFHTLKKILHKKGLSTAVGDEGGFAPSLANHEEAIKLIIQAIEEAGYEPGTQIALGLDCAASEFYKNGKYELEGEGLSLTATEFTNLLATWCDKYPIISIEDAMHEGDWDGWAILTKELGKKIQLVGDDLYVTNTKILKEGISKGIANSILIKINQIGTLTETFAAIEMAKRAGYTAVISHRSGETEDSTIADIAVGLNALQIKTGSMSRSDRMAKYNQLLRIEEDLGDIASYPGRDAFYNLK
- the ftsB gene encoding cell division protein FtsB, translated to MRLITLALAVLLLLIQYPLWLGKGGWLRVADLEAQVGTAHKKNAELLARNAKLDSEVRDLKDGTGAVEERARYELSMIKQNEIFIQIVGKGQAAPPVPLAAPPAPPADH
- a CDS encoding L,D-transpeptidase produces the protein MAAATPVTAANPAAGGHDLLRAQVLLDRAHFSSGEIDGSKGSNLRKAVIGFQKLHQLPLTGVLDTATWAVLSTDTAPVLDVYTVTAGDAAGPYRPVPATMADKAKLPALGYASMAEALGEKFHSSPELLRRLNPGKSFTRAGEQLLVPNVMSAKPLPKATSILVDAGDGTLTLLDAGGMPIAQFPASTGSAHDPLPEGRWEVRGIAPNPEYRYNPKLFWDAKAGDTAARIPAGPNNPVGAVWIQLSKPHYGIHGTPEPGKIGKTQSHGCIRLTNWDVQTVARAISRGAVVLLQG
- a CDS encoding DUF1349 domain-containing protein, which produces MSDTPLHETFADTMLSPRLQWHCEPAHWQVDYAANSLRIHTDAATDFWQRTHYGFQVDNGHFLNLQAEGDFVLTTKVTSRPAHQYDQAGLMVRLSSGCWLKTSVEFEPDGDNRLGVVVTNGHYSDWSTQPLAKDIDTVWFRVRAEANDCIVESSLDGEQWTQIRMAHLHERAGAESVACGLYACSPNESGFEAEFSFLSFIPGRI
- a CDS encoding aspartate/glutamate racemase family protein; this encodes MKTIGLIGGMSWESTVPYYRQVNQTVKEHLGGLHSAKVVLVSVDFHDVEKLQRAGDWDAAGALLADAARSLQAAGADFIVLCTNTMHKVAPAIEAAAGIPLFHIADPTAAAIKAAGHTRIGLLGTRFTMEQAFYKDRLRALHGLEVIVPEADERDIVHRIIYEELCLGNVVEASRGDYRRIIAALVERGAQAIILGCTEISLLIAQADAAVPLFDTTAIHARKAAEFALGLPPDTTEKK
- a CDS encoding glutathione S-transferase, producing MKLIGMLDSPYVRRVAVSLQLFGVPFEHQSLSVFRTFDQFRKINPVVKAPTLVTGDGTVLMDSTLILQYAETLATPERRLTPSDPAALLRSLRVLGLALAACDKGVQIVYERNVRPAEKLHQPWVERVTLQMLSAFDALEAEQRERPLILGGPGTEHGAIMTAITWHFMRQMLPELVAAENYPALDDLSRRAESLPQFAAAPHGDSTYSPN